In one Betta splendens chromosome 14, fBetSpl5.4, whole genome shotgun sequence genomic region, the following are encoded:
- the smfn gene encoding small fragment nuclease isoform X2: MTGLDIERDQIIEMACIITDSDLNILAEGPNLIINQPDELLDGMSEWCKEHHGKSGLTQAVKDSQITLEHAQYEFLSFVRQHTPPGQCHLAGNSVHADKRFLEKYMPQLMHHFHYRIIDVSTIKELCRWTSTLSSHGLSWSTGQAASYCSRRPGRLYSSRTRLCYWTIFICCERIGRRTAAVVSRRIQNGASEKSCPQVYHKKALDDILESIKELQYYRVTIFKPTTDEKKGNIAEKCGSNRS; encoded by the exons ATGACAGGTTTGGACATTGAGAGAGACCAGATTATTGAAATGGCATGCATCAtcacagactctgacctcaACATTTTGGCTGAG GGGCCCAACTTGATAATTAACCAACCAGATGAGTTGCTGGATGGCATGTCAGAGTGGTGTAAAGAGCATCATGGAAAG TCAGGACTAACCCAGGCTGTAAAGGACAGTCAAATTACACTGGAGCATGCACAATATGAGTTCCTGTCATTTGTGAGGCAGCACACCCCACCAGGACAATGCCACCTTGCTG GCAACTCTGTGCATGCAGACAAAAGGTTCCTGGAAAAGTATATGCCACAGTTAATGCATCATTTTCACTACAGAATCATTGACGTCAGCACTATAAAGGAACTCTGCAG ATGGACAAGCACGCTGAGCTCACATGGCCTCAGCTGGAGTACAGGACAAGCAGCGTCCtactgttcacggagacctggccgACTttactcatcccggactcgactgtgttactggacaattttcatctgctgcgAGCGGATAGGACGGAggacagcg GCGGTGGTTTCCAGAAGAATACAAAATGGCGCCTCAGAAAAAAGCTGTCCACAGGTATACCATAAGAA AGCCTTGGATGACATCTTGGAGAGTATTAAGGAACTGCAATACTACAGAGTCACCATTTTCAAACCAACAACAGATGAAAAGAAGGGCAACATTGCAGAAAAGTGTGGCAGCAACAGGAGCTAG
- the smfn gene encoding small fragment nuclease isoform X1, with the protein MTFNEPCIWLHFLFHQKIMTGLDIERDQIIEMACIITDSDLNILAEGPNLIINQPDELLDGMSEWCKEHHGKSGLTQAVKDSQITLEHAQYEFLSFVRQHTPPGQCHLAGNSVHADKRFLEKYMPQLMHHFHYRIIDVSTIKELCRWTSTLSSHGLSWSTGQAASYCSRRPGRLYSSRTRLCYWTIFICCERIGRRTAAVVSRRIQNGASEKSCPQVYHKKALDDILESIKELQYYRVTIFKPTTDEKKGNIAEKCGSNRS; encoded by the exons ATGACATTTAATGAACCCTGTATTTGGTTACATTTTCTCTTCCATCAAAAAATT ATGACAGGTTTGGACATTGAGAGAGACCAGATTATTGAAATGGCATGCATCAtcacagactctgacctcaACATTTTGGCTGAG GGGCCCAACTTGATAATTAACCAACCAGATGAGTTGCTGGATGGCATGTCAGAGTGGTGTAAAGAGCATCATGGAAAG TCAGGACTAACCCAGGCTGTAAAGGACAGTCAAATTACACTGGAGCATGCACAATATGAGTTCCTGTCATTTGTGAGGCAGCACACCCCACCAGGACAATGCCACCTTGCTG GCAACTCTGTGCATGCAGACAAAAGGTTCCTGGAAAAGTATATGCCACAGTTAATGCATCATTTTCACTACAGAATCATTGACGTCAGCACTATAAAGGAACTCTGCAG ATGGACAAGCACGCTGAGCTCACATGGCCTCAGCTGGAGTACAGGACAAGCAGCGTCCtactgttcacggagacctggccgACTttactcatcccggactcgactgtgttactggacaattttcatctgctgcgAGCGGATAGGACGGAggacagcg GCGGTGGTTTCCAGAAGAATACAAAATGGCGCCTCAGAAAAAAGCTGTCCACAGGTATACCATAAGAA AGCCTTGGATGACATCTTGGAGAGTATTAAGGAACTGCAATACTACAGAGTCACCATTTTCAAACCAACAACAGATGAAAAGAAGGGCAACATTGCAGAAAAGTGTGGCAGCAACAGGAGCTAG
- the smfn gene encoding small fragment nuclease isoform X4 yields MSSDALSHRMIWVDMEMTGLDIERDQIIEMACIITDSDLNILAEGPNLIINQPDELLDGMSEWCKEHHGKSGLTQAVKDSQITLEHAQYEFLSFVRQHTPPGQCHLAGNSVHADKRFLEKYMPQLMHHFHYRIIDVSTIKELCRRWFPEEYKMAPQKKAVHRALDDILESIKELQYYRVTIFKPTTDEKKGNIAEKCGSNRS; encoded by the exons ATGACAGGTTTGGACATTGAGAGAGACCAGATTATTGAAATGGCATGCATCAtcacagactctgacctcaACATTTTGGCTGAG GGGCCCAACTTGATAATTAACCAACCAGATGAGTTGCTGGATGGCATGTCAGAGTGGTGTAAAGAGCATCATGGAAAG TCAGGACTAACCCAGGCTGTAAAGGACAGTCAAATTACACTGGAGCATGCACAATATGAGTTCCTGTCATTTGTGAGGCAGCACACCCCACCAGGACAATGCCACCTTGCTG GCAACTCTGTGCATGCAGACAAAAGGTTCCTGGAAAAGTATATGCCACAGTTAATGCATCATTTTCACTACAGAATCATTGACGTCAGCACTATAAAGGAACTCTGCAG GCGGTGGTTTCCAGAAGAATACAAAATGGCGCCTCAGAAAAAAGCTGTCCACAG AGCCTTGGATGACATCTTGGAGAGTATTAAGGAACTGCAATACTACAGAGTCACCATTTTCAAACCAACAACAGATGAAAAGAAGGGCAACATTGCAGAAAAGTGTGGCAGCAACAGGAGCTAG
- the smfn gene encoding small fragment nuclease isoform X3 has product MTFNEPCIWLHFLFHQKIMTGLDIERDQIIEMACIITDSDLNILAEGPNLIINQPDELLDGMSEWCKEHHGKSGLTQAVKDSQITLEHAQYEFLSFVRQHTPPGQCHLAGNSVHADKRFLEKYMPQLMHHFHYRIIDVSTIKELCRWTSTLSSHGLSWSTGQAASYCSRRPGRLYSSRTRLCYWTIFICCERIGRRTAAVVSRRIQNGASEKSCPQSLG; this is encoded by the exons ATGACATTTAATGAACCCTGTATTTGGTTACATTTTCTCTTCCATCAAAAAATT ATGACAGGTTTGGACATTGAGAGAGACCAGATTATTGAAATGGCATGCATCAtcacagactctgacctcaACATTTTGGCTGAG GGGCCCAACTTGATAATTAACCAACCAGATGAGTTGCTGGATGGCATGTCAGAGTGGTGTAAAGAGCATCATGGAAAG TCAGGACTAACCCAGGCTGTAAAGGACAGTCAAATTACACTGGAGCATGCACAATATGAGTTCCTGTCATTTGTGAGGCAGCACACCCCACCAGGACAATGCCACCTTGCTG GCAACTCTGTGCATGCAGACAAAAGGTTCCTGGAAAAGTATATGCCACAGTTAATGCATCATTTTCACTACAGAATCATTGACGTCAGCACTATAAAGGAACTCTGCAG ATGGACAAGCACGCTGAGCTCACATGGCCTCAGCTGGAGTACAGGACAAGCAGCGTCCtactgttcacggagacctggccgACTttactcatcccggactcgactgtgttactggacaattttcatctgctgcgAGCGGATAGGACGGAggacagcg GCGGTGGTTTCCAGAAGAATACAAAATGGCGCCTCAGAAAAAAGCTGTCCACAG AGCCTTGGATGA
- the smfn gene encoding small fragment nuclease isoform X5 has translation MTFNEPCIWLHFLFHQKIMTGLDIERDQIIEMACIITDSDLNILAEGPNLIINQPDELLDGMSEWCKEHHGKSGLTQAVKDSQITLEHAQYEFLSFVRQHTPPGQCHLAGNSVHADKRFLEKYMPQLMHHFHYRIIDVSTIKELCRWTSTLSSHGLSWSTGQAASYCSRRPGRLYSSRTRLCYWTIFICCERIGRRTASF, from the exons ATGACATTTAATGAACCCTGTATTTGGTTACATTTTCTCTTCCATCAAAAAATT ATGACAGGTTTGGACATTGAGAGAGACCAGATTATTGAAATGGCATGCATCAtcacagactctgacctcaACATTTTGGCTGAG GGGCCCAACTTGATAATTAACCAACCAGATGAGTTGCTGGATGGCATGTCAGAGTGGTGTAAAGAGCATCATGGAAAG TCAGGACTAACCCAGGCTGTAAAGGACAGTCAAATTACACTGGAGCATGCACAATATGAGTTCCTGTCATTTGTGAGGCAGCACACCCCACCAGGACAATGCCACCTTGCTG GCAACTCTGTGCATGCAGACAAAAGGTTCCTGGAAAAGTATATGCCACAGTTAATGCATCATTTTCACTACAGAATCATTGACGTCAGCACTATAAAGGAACTCTGCAG ATGGACAAGCACGCTGAGCTCACATGGCCTCAGCTGGAGTACAGGACAAGCAGCGTCCtactgttcacggagacctggccgACTttactcatcccggactcgactgtgttactggacaattttcatctgctgcgAGCGGATAGGACGGAggacagcg agcttctga